GaatattatttgtttaattatttcttaaaattataTATCTTTACATTTTCACGATTAAATTCTATTATCAagtttcatttattattttattttctaagaCTTTCTTATTAGTTTTTAaccctttttaaaaattttatattagcTAGAAAATTATGATATCTAagttacaaaaatatatttacaaaatattaaaaattttatttttaatatataaaatataatgtacaaatatatatatatatatgcgtATAAAACCActtgattcaaatataattcaaatgaGTCGCTTTAATGAATCAGTCTGATCTTCAAAATAGTGATTCATATACAATTGAATTAGGCTAACTCtatcaaactttaattttgGGTTGGAGTAGACTGGGCCTTTGGACTTTAGGCCTATAGGATTGAAGCATTTGTTGAGAACAAAAAAGAATTGCACAACAAACTGTCTTTTATTGATAATGCTGCTAAGCTTAAATAGTAGCTAAACTACATCCAcgaaaataaaggagaaaaaatagCAACCCACTCTTACTATAATTCAACAAAGTGGAAACAGAAAGCTAAAAATAGGAAACTGTTATAACAAAAAACCTTTCATTCCCTCTCTTAAACTAAATGCTCAGAAGCAATTAGTTTTCCTCTGAAAATTCACATACTCCCAGCAACCTTCGAAGCTTCTAAAAAACTTCTAACTTtaagggtttggtcataatgTCTGCCACTTGATCTTGGCTTCCACAATGAACCAATTTAGCTACACCATCTTTTGTAAGATTTCTTAGAAAATGAAACCTCACATCAACATGCTTGCTTCGACCGTGCATAACTGGATTTTTTGACAGCTTGATGGTTGAACTATTGTTACACAATATGGTAATGCAACTTTCATCTGGATGGCCCAACTCCTTCAAAATTTTCCTCACCCAAACTCCTTGACAAGCACAAATTGCAGCAGTTACAAACTCAGCTTCTGTAGTTGATAAGGTCACAATAGGTTGTTTTTTTGAACACCACGAAATAGCACCTGAACTCATTAAAAATACATACCCAAATGTACTTTTTCGATCTTCCAAATCTCCAGCATAGTCACTATCTGTATATGCCAACAATCCAGCATTTCCTCCTTTTATGTAATGAATTCCATAGTTCACAGTCCCTTTTAAGTACCGAAGTATTCTTTTAGCTGCTTGAAGATGATCTTCCATTGGTTTTGCCATGTACCTACCTATAAGGCAAGTAGCAAACATCATATCGGGCCTTGTGGTAGTAAGATACATTAAATTCCCACCAATTGTTTGTAATATGTATCATCAACAGGGACTCCATTTCCAGCTTTACTCAATTTAGAACCCGGAACAATTGGACTGTTCACAGAGTTACTTTCCAGCATGCCAAACCTTTTCAAAACCTCCAATGCATATTTTCtttgacatataaaaaaatccAGAAGACTGTTGTAACACCTCAATCCCAAGAAAGAATCACATTTTTCCCAAATCGGTCATATCAAATTCACGCAACAtggaatttttaaaatcaatcatcATAGTTTCATCATCACcagtaaaaattaaatcatcaaTATACACacttacaataataatttttccTTCCAAACTTCTCTTGGTGAATAATGTTTGTTCGCTATCGCACCTTTGAAATCCTTCATTGATGAAATGTGTTTCAATTCGACTAAACCAAGCACGtggagcttgttttaatccatataaaGCTTTGTGCAATTTGTAAACTAAGTGCTCATTACCCTTTTTTTGATACCCTTTTGGTTGCTCTACATAAACATCTTCAGTTAACTCACCATGGAGAAAAGTTGACTTAACATCAAGCTGAAAAATATTCCAATCCTTTTGTGCAGCTAGAGCAATAATCATTCTTACTGTATCCATCCTTGCCACTGGTGCAAAAACTTCTGTATAGTCTACTCCATATTGTTGAGAGTAGCCTTTAGCAACCAATCGAGCCTTGTACTTATCAATTTTTCCGTGCTCATTGTATTTGGTTTTGTAGACCCACTTTACTCCAATCCTTTTAGCTCCAATTGGTAGTTTTCTCAATGGATCTGATTTCATTGTCCATGGCCAGCCTCCaatttccatcttgtatagcatCTTCAAAATACAATGGATCAGTTGATATCCCTAGTGCCATATGAGCTTCATCCTCTGAAAGACCTTCTCCACTAATATAATCATCCATTCATGTAGGAAGACGCCTCTCACGAGATTCCCTTAAATTCCTCACATTTTGCCACCATCACAAAAAATGTGATCCTCCTCCCTAACTCCATCTTCTCTATCACTATCAAGTTCATTTTCACTCACATTTTCTTTCTCATCTGCATCATCACCATCACCCAAATCTAAGTGTACTGCTACTATTTGTTTTGCATCCCAATCCCATTGTTTTTCTTCCTAAAAATTACATCTTTACTCACAAAAACCTTTCTACCGACCGGATCATATAGTCTGTAACCTTTTGACTCCTCACTAACTCCCAATAACACACAAGAAATGCTTTTATTGtctaatttggttttttttgcATCTGGAACATGTGCATGTGCTACACATCCAAAAATCCGAAAATGATCTACTGAGGGTTTTATCCCACTCCAAGCCTCCTCTGGTGTGATATCTTTGACCACCAAGGTAGGACATCTATTTAAGACATAGATGGTCCAATTTACTGCTTCCGGCCAAAAGGTTTTGGGTATATTTTTCTCCGATagcattgaacgaaccatgttcaTTATCgttctgtttttccttttcgctacaccattctgttgcgGAGTATAGATGGTCGTTAATTGCTTTATGATCCCATTTTGTTTGCAAAAATCATTGAACTCAACTGAATTAAATTCTCCTTCTCTATCGGTGCGTAAACACTTAATAGGCAACTCAGCTTCTTTCTCAACCAAGGACTTAAagtatttgaaagagttaaaagatTCTGACTTTTCTACCAAAAAATATACCCATGCTTTCCTGctataatcatcaataaacaaCAGAATGTACCTTTTGTTGCTATTAGATGTAGGGGTGATTGGGCCACAAATATCTNNNNNNNNNNNNNNNNNNNNNNNNNNNNNNNNNNNNNNNNNNNNNNNNNNNNNNNNNNNNNNNNNNNNNNNNNNNNNNNNNNNNNNNNNNNNNNNNNNNNNNNNNNNNNNNNNNNNNNNNNNNNNNNNNNNNNNNNNNNNNNNNNNNNNNNNNNNNNNNNNNNNNNNNNNNNNNNNNNNNNNNNNNNNNNNNNNNNNNNNNNNNNNNNNNNNNNNNNNNNNNNNNNNNNNNNNNNNNNNNNNNNNNNNNNNNNNNNNNNNNNNNNNNNNNNNNNNNNNNNNNNNNNNNNNNNNNNNNNNNNNNNNNNNNNNNNNNNNNNNNNNNNNNNNNNNNNNNNNNNNNNNNNNNNNNNNNNNNNNNNNNNNNNNNNNNNNNNNNNNNNNNNNNNNNNNNNNNNNNNNNNNNNNNNNNNNNNNNNNNNNNNNNNNNNNNNNNNNNNNNNNNNNNNNNNNNNNNNNNNNNNNNNNNNNNNNNNNNNNNNNNNNNNNNNNNNNNNNNNNNNNNNNNNNNNNNNNNNNNNNNNNNNNNNNNNNNNNNNNNNNNNNNNNNNNNNNNNNNNNNNNNNNNNNNNNNNNNNNNNNNNNNNNNNNNNNNNNNNNNNNNNNNNNNNNNNNNNNNNNNNNNNNNNNNNNNNNNNNNNNNNNNNNNNNNNNNNNNNNNNNNNNNNNNNNNNNNNNNNNNNNNNNNNNNNNNNNNNNNNNNNNNNNNNNNNNNNNNNNNNNNNNNNNNNNNNNNNNNNNNNNNNNNNNNNNNNNNNNNNNNNNNNNNNNNNNNNNNNNNNNNNNNNNNNNNNNNNNNNNNNNNNNNNNNNNNNNNNNNNNNNNNNNNNNNNNNNNNNNNNNNNNNNNNNNNNNNNNNNNNNNNNNNNNNNNNNNNNNNNNNNNNNNNNNNNNNNNNNNNNNNNNNNNNNNNNNNNNNNNNNNNNNNNNNNNNNNNNNNNNNNNNNNNNNNNNNNNNNNNNNNNNNNNNNNNNNNNNNNNNNNNNNNNNNNNNNNNNNNNNNNNNNNNNNNNNNNNNNNNNNNNNNNNNNNNNNNNNNNNNNNNNNNNNNNNNNNNNNNNNNNNNNNNNNNNNNNNNNNNNNNNNNNNNNNNNNNNNNNNNNNNNNNNNNNNNNNNNNNNNNNNNNNNNNNNNNNNNNNNNNNNNNNNNNNNNNNNNNNNNNNNNNNNNNNNNNNNNNNNNNNNNNNNNNNNNNNNNNNNNNNNNNNNNNNNNNNNNNNNNNNNNNNNNNNNNNNNNNNNNNNNNNNNNNNNNNNNNNNNNNNNNNNNNNNNNNNNNNNNNNNNNNNNNNNNNNNNNNNNNNNNNNNNNNNNNNNNNNNNNNNNNNNNNNNNNNNNNNNNNNNNNNNNNNNNNNNNNNNNNNNNNNNNNNNNNNNNNNNNNNNNNNNNNNNNNNNNNNNNNNNNNNNNNNNNNNNNNNNNNNNNNNNNNNNNNNNNNNNNNNNNNNNNNNNNNNNNNNNNNNNNNNNNNNNNNNNNNNNNNNNNNNNNNNNNNNNNNNNNNNNNNNNNNNNNNNNNNNNNNNNNNNNNNNNNNNNNNNNNNNNNNNNNNNNNNNNNNNNNNNNNNNNNNNNNNNNNNNNNNNNNNNNNNNNNNNNNNNNNNNNNNNNNNNNNNNNNNNNNNNNNNNNNNNNNNNNNNNNNNNNNNNNNNNNNNNNNNNNNNNNNNNNNNNNNNNNNNNNNNNNNNNNNNNNNNNNNNNNNNNNNNNNNNNNNNNNNNNNNNNNNNNNNNNNNNNNNNNNNNNNNNNNNNNNNNNNNNNNNNNNNNNNNNNNNNNNNNNNNNNNNNNNNNNNNNNNNNNNNNNNNNNNNNNNNNNNNNNNNNNNNNNNNNNNNNNNNNNNNNNNNNNNNNNNNNNNNNNNNNNNNNNNNNNNNNNNNNNNNNNNNNNNNNNNNNNNNNNNNNNNNNNNNNNNNNNNNNNNNNNNNNNNNNNNNNNNNNNNNNNNNNNNNNNNNNNNNNNNNNNNNNNNNNNNNNNNNNNNNNNNNNNNNNNNNNNNNNNNNNNNNNNNNNNNNNNNNNNNNNNNNNNNNNNNNNNNNNNNNNNNNNNNNNNNNNNNNNNNNNNNNNNNNNNNNNNNNNNNNNNNNNNNNNNNNNNNNNNNNNNNNNNNNNNNNNNNNNNNNNNNNNNNNNNNNNNNNNNNNNNNNNNNNNNNNNNNNNNNNNNNNNNNNNNNNNNNNNNNNNNNNNNNNNNNNNNNNNNNNNNNNNNNNNNNNNNNNNNNNNNNNNNNNNNNNNNNNNNNNNNNNNNNNNNNNNNNNNNNNNNNNNNNNNNNNNNNNNNNNNNNNNNNNNNNNNNNNNNNNNNNNNNNNNNNNNNNNNNNNNNNNNNNNNNNNNNNNNNNNNNNNNNNNNNNNNNNNNNNNNNNNNNNNNNNNNNNNNNNNNNNNNNNNNNNNNNNNNNNNNNNNNNNNNNNNNNNNNNNNNNNNNNNNNNNNNNNNNNNNNNNNNNNNNNNNNNNNNNNNNNNNNNNNNNNNNNNNNNNNNNNNNNNNNNNNNNNNNNNNNNNNNNNNNNNNNNNNNNNNNNNNNNNNNNNNNNNNNNNNNNNNNNNNNNNNNNNNNNNNNNNNNNNNNNNNNNNNNNNNNNNNNNNNNNNNNNNNNNNNNNNNNNNNNNNNNNNNNNNNNNNNNNNNNNNNNNNNNNNNNNNNNNNNNNNNNNNNNNNNNNNNNNNNNNNNNNNNNNNNNNNNNNNNNNNNNNNNNNNNNNNNNNNNNNNNNNNNNNNNNNNNNNNNNNNNNNNNNNNNNNNNNNNNNNNNNNNNNNNNNNNNNNNNNNNNNNNNNNNNTTTAGAAGTGTTCTTCTTGAGAATGGTTTCTAAAACTGTACGATCAATGGCTTGAAAGAGATAATTCTTTACTTTCAAGTCTTTTAGCTtcatctcatcatttttctttcgcTGGGCTTCTGTTTGCAACAATTCGCTAGCTGGTTCAACATATCCAGGTTCGACCAACTCCCAGTATTCCTTAGATCGAAGGAAGTTTTCCATCAACATGCTCCAATGATCATAATGACCATCAAAACGTGGAATTTCCGGCTGTACAAAACTTCCTTCATTCTTATTTCCTTCCGTAGTCATTTTGCTGCAAAGTTTCAAAAACTGCTgctttgaaaaatcaaaaccaccttggctctgataccagaatgttgagaacaaaaaaGAATCGCACAACAAACTGTCTTTTATTGATAATGCTGCTAAGCTTAAATAGTAGCTAAACTACATCCACAAAAATAAAGGAGAACAAATAGCAACCCACTCTTACTACAATTCAGCAAAATAGAAACATAAAGCTAAAAATAGGAAACTGTTATAACAAAAAACCTTTGAGCATTTCTATTTTGTTATAAATTAACAAGCCACATGTGACAATaatagatatttaatttataaaaggtGAGAGGTGAAGCTGGAAACAACCACTCTCCACTATGAAGGTTAAAGAAATTGCATATATGCATATtatctattttatcaataatgaaaaccgttttacccatgCCCTAATTTATTTGTAGAATCatcattaaacaaaaaaatctcttcacaaaaaaaaaaaaaaaaatcataaaaaaatgaataaatctTCATGAAATTTTCATCAACTGAAAGCACTACTTGTACAAATAAAATTTGGGGGAGATATCTATATGACGATTGTTTCATAGCTCTTTAGTTTTGATTATTAAGGTTGTAGAgactttaaaataattaaggttCAATTATACTAAGCAGTGGATCACATAAATAAAAGTGGTAATATGGCAAATCTAATGTTCCTTGGAATACCGTTGATGTTTCCCTTAAGTctattcattttgattttttattttctaaaatgtaTATTGGTTTTCAGATTTTTGGAAGAATCATTCGAAATTAGTGTGATTTAAAAAACagaccaaaatttgaaaattactatttttagtaactttcaaaactttaaaaaaaaaatttagaagtgaaactaatatttataaatttaatttaaagaaatagaaaaaataaaaaaactaattagttATCAAAGTGAGTTTAATAATCAGATCTTTGTAACAAGAGAGACAATAAAGCTGGATATATATACATGAACAAGTATAACGAAGTGATATGGTCTTGTTGTCTGGCCAACAatgtttgaaaagaaaattctttagaAAACGATTCTGAAAAATTAGAAAGTTTTGGCAAGTAGAAAAAAAAGAGCCTAAAGTAGATTAGTTGCCTAATTAAGAAACATTATCTTAATAAAGAGATCTTTGAAAGAATCTCCAGTGTGTAATATGCCAATGATGAACAATACCCTTCCCACTAAAAACACATCTTCAGTTTATGGTGAAGCACTGGTAGGAGATGAAATGATTTTGCATATTGGAATAATAtgcatttttaaattaatattccaACATAAGTGGTTGGAAATTGGAAAAGCATAtgcgttttttcttttttctttttttaattgtgAATAGTGAGGTTTTGATTGTTGGTTTTACTTAAGCAACACAAACAAagctgaaggaagaaagaaaacacATTAGTtgtgttgtttgttttttcatgAAAGAAATGGACTCAAAGAAGCCTTATTTTGCTGCTATTGTTTGCCAAATCACTTTTGCTGGGATGAGTTTATTCTCAAAGGCTGCTTTTGCTTCTGGTATGAatacttatatttttcttttctacagGCAAACTGTTGGGACTCTTGTCTTACTGCCCCCCACCATATATTTCAAAAGGTAAATCGAACTAATGTCACCTCCATTTCATAATacttttgattttcattttattatttataaatattggaACTGCGATCAAAGTATATCCTGATCAAGGACATAGATAAGTGAGAGTTGACCATCGTCTTTATTAATCTAGAGTTCTTAATTAAACTAATGGTCTATCAAAGCCATGATTTAGGCTTAATCATTTTCGTGTATGTAATCCTCCAAGTGATGAAAATAGGTGAAAGCTTTGATAAAAACGTAGTCGTTTGTGATCTTTTAAAACAACAGATCTAAccaatttgtttttttcttttctccatgaTTTATTGTAGAAAGGAAATGGCATGTTTATCAGTAGGAGATATATGGAAGATTTTCATGCAGGCATTTTTGGGGTTTGTACAATTAATTATATACTAgtttataattatttgaatttaagatatatactatatatatatatctcattGAACTTCAATTTTAATGTGTAAAAAGTGCAGGTTTACATGGGGTTTGAATACCTATGGGTTAGGAGTTAAGTATACATCAGCAACTTTGGGTGCTGCAGCCTTTAATTGTGTTCCTGTCACCACATTCTTCTTTGCTCTTATTTCAAGGTTCAATTCCCATAATCTTTAGTTTCAATTACCATAATCTTTAGTTTTACATTCTTTTTTGCTCTTATTTCAAGGTTCAATTCCCATAATCTTTAGTTTTCccctaaataaattaaataaacaattcaCAACTATTTATCTTAACAAATTGTTACCACATAAAAAGTCGCATATGATTCTAAATCATTTACGGGCTATTTGATAGTTAATTGGTTTTTGATTAAATACGATGATTGTCACCTCTCTTGCTCGGGTTCAAACCCCAGTTCTGCAACATTTTTCTGCTTTCTGTTTTACTACTTTTAATTGTTCTGAATTTTAATGTAATATGAATTTTGGCCCAATGATATTGGTGATTGTCTCCCACCTCTCATGCTTGGATTCAAATCCTCATagatacaatttttttaacatttttttttaataaaattgaatgaaaaataatgtctaatttttgttctaaacttcattttcacatcaacttttattttttatttttaatttgaacaagaatattttaaagagttttcgaacaatttcaaaatccaaaattagaatgattgaaaaatataaataaattattattatcattttaaaatttagaaaaccaTAACTCTTGATAAGATTGTGTATTTTGTTGGGTGAAAAACACCATCTTAGTGGAAGAATAtgtttctttattaaaaaaaatatgattatttgaatttcttttaatagTTTTTAAATACGTGATTTTCTTATAagtttaaaaatacaaatatatNATATATAAAGAATTGTTACTTCAATTCTTAATTCTTTTATATACAATTACTACCATTAGTTAACACGATGGTGTTTGTCGAATCATTTGATTGAAGTGTTGCATTTACACATTAATAATTTGTCCTATCTTAAGAGATGATGGATCATATCACATTAAGTATCTTATATGAAACAAAGTTATCTTAAGAAAACAACGTAAATTCATTGAGTTTAGATTAATTGTTTTCATTGTTGTATTATAAACGAAACTATTTTCTTGtgttttattaaaatgtttatttatgttatttttattcatttggtttgtgattaattcatttttataaaatattgataatgtttttatcaatacgtttttttcttaaaacaaAAGTTGAATTaaagatataattttataattgtcTGTATTAGATGGAAGGTTACAGTAAAAATTgtttgatttcatttttataaaaaaaaaaggtatagaatttaaaaagtcatcaaaacttattttgattaaaacaatataattatcaaacctatttttttgtttcagttttttaaaaaaagaaattaaaaaccAACTACCAAACgtgtctttttgtttttgtttttaaatgacAGCCAAAAATGGTCATCCAACATCtatggtttttgttttctaaaaacagaaaaaaaaaaataaattttcaaaataaaaaaaatcaaataattattaaatgagGTCTTAGGctttctatttgatttttgaagattaaggttatgttgtctatattttgattttgtCTCAAAAcccaaaaagttttaaaaggtaAGTCTTCGTTTAATAcctattagatttttttttttttttttttttttttttgaaatattaagcttataaatagtTAAATACTATTTCTatctatgtttttcttttctttttctaatttatatttgttaaaagttctctatttcaaaatccaagtcaagttttgaaagCTATAAAGATTAGttcgtgatttttttttctacatttttaATTCATCTTTTAATATACGGAGTGGAAAGATTGAACTCAAACCTCGAGGTTGATagcacaatttaaaaaaaaaaaccaaataattatcatTTTGATATAGTTTGTAAGCGCATAGTTCTCCCTAAAATCAACTCAAATGAATCTAATcaaacttttatattttttaattggaagaaagaaatatatttattttattataatgttgtttaaCCTATAtctctctaaattttcatattcaCCAATAACTTATTTAgacaatttagttttttttttttttctaaagtgaTTTTTATTTGTTACCCAACACTTTAAATCTTAGGGAAACAAAAGTTCTAATCATCCAAAATGGGTGAATTTTTACCAAATGCACTACTCTAATTAAATAAagaacatatataatatataatttgtttagTTATTAAGGCATGAACACtttgaatataatatatatatgtgtgtgtattgTTGACAGGATGGAGAAAGTAAAGATAAGGAAATCAAGTGGAATGGCAAAAGTTGGAGGCATGATGTTGTGCATTGCTGGTGTTGCAGTTCTTGcattttacaaaggcccttatTTCAAACCACTCTTCAATTTTCACCTTTTTCAAACCCATCAATCCCACGTTTCTTCCCAGAAAACATGGATTCTTGGTTGTTTTTTGCTTCTTGTTTCTACCCTTTCATGGGGTTTGTGGTTTGTCCTTCAGGTTAATTATCGATATTATTCAATCTATATCATTTTTATACGAGTAATACTATGGTGCATTTTGAACTGTACTAATCTTTTTGTAGCACACTCTATTTggtttgatataatattttactTTCAGGCTTGGGTTTTGAAGACTTGTCCATCTCCACTTGTGTTAACGTTTGGACAAACACTTTCAAGTGCCATTCAGTCATTTGTGGTGGCTATTGCAATTGAAAGAAATCCTTCTCAATGGAAGTTGGTTTGGAACATTTGCCTCATTGCTATTCTTTATTGTGtatgcttcttttctttttcttttataagaaaTGGGGTAGAAGGATTGGAGCTTTCAATCTTAATTAAAGAAAGTAGTATGTATTAATTATTGCTGAGCAACACTCAAATTGTGActctttattattaatatatataaatgattaGCCAAATCAATTAGAACTTTTCTGTTGCAGGGAATTTTTGTAATTTGCATTGCAAACTATTTGTCAAGTTGGGTGGTAAAAAAGAAGGGTCCAGTTTTCCAAGCTGTTACCACACCCTTCAATCTCATTTTCACACTCATTGGCTCAGAATTTCTTTTGAATGATGGAGTTAGCTTGGGAAGGTAGATGAGGAATTCATTAATTATATTGATGGATTATTCCATTAGTAATGATTTAAACTTTGtttaaagaatatatataattttcttctttttgatgtTGAACAGTATAATAGGTGCCATGTTGCTGATCTTGAGCCTTTATAGTGTTTTATGGGGAAAACGGAAGGAAATGAGTTGCCAGGATACAGAAAACAAGACTGATTCTGTTTCAATGGAAAAGGAAATGTTAGATCACATTTGAATTTTGTAGGATATGTAATTGTTGATGTTCGTATCAGTTGACTTATACTTAACCAAGTTATTATACTAGAAGCGACTCGTTCGTATTGGGAACCACCACGAATGAATGCATTGAATGACTTTCCGCTTGTGAATGATAGTCTTTCATAGCGATAGCGGCCTCTCTTATCTATTAGCCTAAGCGTCTTCGCTAACTCGCTCGCCTACTATACCCTACTATACAATACATTAGTAGGGTAGGCTAGGCTAACTCAGCCGCTTACTGGATGGATTAAGGNTTCCTCGTTAGAACAGCCAGAAGGGCAGAGCTCTATGTTCTATTGAAAAGCTGTCCAAAAAGAGCGCATTCGCTTCCATCTATAAGAGAGCTTGAACACGCCTTCTTACTAGCCCATAGAGAGTGATTCCAGGAAAGGGCAGAGCTGCTCTAACCTTAGCATCAGCAGGAGATTCCTTCGCTCAAGAACTAGACTCAAGCGATTGTGCCTACCAGTCAAGACAGGAAGGTGGGACGCTATCCCGCCTCTTGACCGAAGCGCCAACCCACCTCACTTATCTCACCTTAAGGCAGGAAAGAATAGGCAAGATAATGTGTACCCCTGTAGAGGTAGAAAGTCAAACTCTTCTTCTAGCATCAAAGTAAACAGTATAATCAAAAGCATAAACCATTCGTATTCCTTCCCGAATCTGGAAAATGAAATACTAGCAGTTGCTCTAGTAGTGCAGCATTTCCGTGTGCTCAGACGCGACTTCGGAACATCGTACTGTTTTCGATGGAATATTTTCATTGATGAGCTCAGGGGCTTGGGAAACCCGCAGGTCAACCCCCAACATTATATCGACTAGAAGTAGAAGACGGTCTCTCTCGGGATGTTCATTCGcaacaaaatattttctttgtgCGGcggtaaaaaaaaacatgcttttTTGGAGAGAGATACTATTTCACCA
The nucleotide sequence above comes from Benincasa hispida cultivar B227 chromosome 3, ASM972705v1, whole genome shotgun sequence. Encoded proteins:
- the LOC120072940 gene encoding WAT1-related protein At5g64700-like isoform X1; the protein is MRMELKKPLIAAIIVQITYSGMSILAKAAFASGMNNFIFIFYRQAFGTLFLIPPTIIFKRKEVACLSVGEMFKIFMLALLGRTLVLIAYGLGVKYTSAVSGAAAFNCLPVTTFLFALILRMEKLKVRKASGMAKVGGLMLCIGGVSVLAFYKGPLMKPLFNYHFLETHQKSDASSLQNTWALGCFLLLISSTSSGLWLVLQALVLKTCPSPLVLTCGQTLSSTFQTFVVAIAVETNPSQWRLGWNIRLLAVLYCGIFVICTGNYLACWVIKKKGPVFLAATTPLNLIATLIGSQFLLSDAISLGRQTVGTLVLLPPTIYFKRKEMACLSVGDIWKIFMQAFLGFTWGLNTYGLGVKYTSATLGAAAFNCVPVTTFFFALISRMEKVKIRKSSGMAKVGGMMLCIAGVAVLAFYKGPYFKPLFNFHLFQTHQSHVSSQKTWILGCFLLLVSTLSWGLWFVLQAWVLKTCPSPLVLTFGQTLSSAIQSFVVAIAIERNPSQWKLVWNICLIAILYCGIFVICIANYLSSWVVKKKGPVFQAVTTPFNLIFTLIGSEFLLNDGVSLGSIIGAMLLILSLYSVLWGKRKEMSCQDTENKTDSVSMEKEMLDHI